One Neisseria sicca genomic region harbors:
- the grxD gene encoding Grx4 family monothiol glutaredoxin, translating to MTSIHDQIKEVVTTHRVVLFMKGTKQFPQCGFSSRAVQILSAAGCTDYVTVNVLENDAVRQGIKEYSDWPTIPQLYVNGEFVGGSDILMEMYEAGELQELLKA from the coding sequence ATGACATCTATCCACGACCAAATCAAAGAAGTTGTTACCACCCACCGCGTTGTTTTGTTTATGAAGGGTACGAAGCAGTTTCCGCAATGCGGCTTCTCTTCACGCGCCGTACAAATCCTCAGCGCCGCAGGCTGCACTGATTACGTTACCGTGAATGTTTTGGAAAACGATGCTGTCCGCCAAGGTATCAAAGAATACAGCGATTGGCCGACCATCCCGCAACTCTACGTAAACGGAGAGTTTGTCGGCGGTTCCGATATTTTGATGGAAATGTATGAAGCAGGTGAGCTGCAAGAATTGCTGAAAGCTTGA
- a CDS encoding DnaJ domain-containing protein: MENRNFYEILGISADADIAEIRKAYRDSAMKYHPDRNPGNPEAEERFKEIRQAYDTLVDPERRAWYDESLREFSGRSGQTASQQTGSEHTAEAPRQDGDRTYVMAMYALFALAFATFVMPVAGIVLAYVKRGDMGDSVYNNHADYLIKTFWGGLAGFVLSKITAFIGIGSVLLFLVSVWFAYRLAAGFVRLTDNKRMSLDTWF; encoded by the coding sequence ATGGAAAACCGTAATTTTTATGAAATTCTCGGCATTTCGGCGGATGCGGACATTGCAGAAATCAGAAAAGCCTATCGCGATTCGGCAATGAAATACCATCCCGATCGTAATCCCGGCAATCCCGAAGCGGAAGAGCGTTTTAAGGAAATCCGTCAGGCTTACGATACGCTGGTCGATCCCGAACGTCGGGCATGGTACGACGAGTCGCTCCGTGAATTCAGCGGTAGAAGCGGGCAGACCGCCAGCCAGCAGACCGGTAGCGAACATACGGCGGAAGCGCCGCGCCAAGACGGCGACCGGACTTATGTGATGGCGATGTATGCCTTGTTTGCCTTGGCATTTGCGACCTTCGTGATGCCTGTAGCCGGCATTGTTTTGGCGTATGTAAAACGTGGCGATATGGGAGACTCGGTTTATAATAACCACGCAGACTATCTGATTAAAACCTTCTGGGGCGGTCTGGCGGGGTTTGTTTTGAGTAAAATCACCGCGTTTATCGGCATCGGCTCTGTGTTGCTGTTTTTGGTATCGGTTTGGTTTGCTTACCGTCTGGCGGCAGGTTTCGTCAGACTGACGGATAACAAGCGTATGTCTTTGGATACTTGGTTCTAA
- the ybaK gene encoding Cys-tRNA(Pro) deacylase, producing MSKNTDYPVTPAVRFLRTHQIDFEPYIYVYEEHGGTGQFAQLFGVDEHQVVKTIVLQNEAKKGLVVVMHGDKQISTRNLARDLGMKHIEPADPKQANKWTGYLVGGTTPFGMKTRLPVYVEKSIWDLEKVYINGGKRGFIIGVSPQALRTLNPQDVQVAV from the coding sequence ATGAGCAAAAATACCGATTATCCGGTTACTCCTGCCGTCCGTTTCTTGCGTACACATCAAATTGATTTTGAGCCTTATATTTATGTTTATGAAGAACACGGCGGGACAGGGCAGTTTGCACAGTTGTTCGGCGTGGACGAGCATCAGGTAGTCAAAACCATCGTGCTGCAAAACGAAGCGAAGAAAGGGCTGGTCGTCGTGATGCACGGCGACAAGCAGATTTCCACCCGCAATCTGGCTCGCGATTTGGGCATGAAACACATCGAGCCTGCCGATCCGAAACAGGCAAACAAATGGACGGGCTATCTGGTGGGTGGGACGACGCCTTTCGGTATGAAAACCCGGTTGCCTGTTTATGTTGAAAAAAGTATTTGGGATTTGGAGAAAGTTTATATCAACGGCGGCAAGCGCGGATTTATCATCGGTGTCAGTCCGCAGGCTTTGCGGACTTTGAATCCGCAGGATGTACAGGTCGCCGTCTAA
- a CDS encoding RidA family protein produces the protein MNIRYLGTTERYSEAVCAGGFVFLSGMVPENPEADAKAQTENVLAQIDRWLEECGSDKAHILEATIFLTDMNDYAAMNEAWDAWTALGRTPARACIEAKLAKPEWAVEIKVSAVCK, from the coding sequence ATGAATATCCGATACCTCGGTACCACCGAACGCTACTCCGAAGCCGTCTGCGCCGGAGGATTCGTCTTCCTCTCAGGCATGGTTCCCGAAAATCCCGAAGCCGATGCCAAAGCCCAGACCGAAAACGTCTTGGCACAAATCGACCGCTGGCTTGAAGAATGCGGCTCCGACAAAGCACACATCCTCGAAGCCACCATCTTCCTGACCGATATGAACGACTACGCCGCCATGAACGAAGCCTGGGATGCCTGGACAGCCCTCGGCCGCACCCCTGCCCGCGCCTGTATCGAAGCCAAACTCGCCAAACCGGAATGGGCGGTCGAAATCAAAGTATCCGCCGTGTGCAAGTAA
- the recA gene encoding recombinase RecA, giving the protein MSDEKSKALAAALAQIEKNFGKGSIMKMDGSQQEENLDVISTGSLGVDLALGVGGLPRGRVVEIFGPESSGKTTLCLEAIAQCQKNGGICAFIDAEHAFDPVYARKLGVKVEELYLSQPDTGEQALEICDTLVRSGGVDMVVVDSVAALVPKAEIEGEMGDSHVGLQARLMSQALRKLTGHIKRTNTLVVFINQIRMKIGVMFGSPETTTGGNALKFYASVRLDIRRTGQIKKGDDVIGNETKVKVIKNKVAPPFRQAEFDILYGEGVSWEGELIDLGVKYDIVEKSGAWYSYNGAKIGQGKDNVRVWLKENPEIANEIDAKIRAAVGINIDITEGKLDDTDGERPEE; this is encoded by the coding sequence ATGTCAGACGAAAAAAGCAAAGCCCTAGCCGCCGCCCTTGCCCAAATTGAAAAAAACTTCGGCAAAGGTTCCATCATGAAAATGGACGGCAGCCAGCAAGAAGAAAACCTTGACGTCATCTCCACCGGCTCGCTCGGTGTGGACTTGGCGCTCGGCGTCGGCGGTCTGCCGCGCGGCCGCGTCGTCGAAATCTTCGGCCCCGAATCATCCGGTAAAACCACGCTCTGTCTCGAAGCCATCGCCCAATGCCAAAAAAACGGCGGTATCTGCGCCTTTATCGACGCCGAACACGCCTTCGACCCCGTTTACGCCCGCAAACTCGGCGTTAAAGTAGAGGAACTCTACCTCTCCCAACCCGATACCGGCGAGCAGGCTCTGGAAATCTGCGACACGCTGGTACGTTCCGGCGGCGTGGACATGGTCGTTGTCGACTCCGTAGCCGCCCTCGTACCCAAAGCCGAAATCGAAGGCGAAATGGGCGACAGCCACGTCGGCCTGCAAGCCCGCCTGATGAGCCAAGCCCTGCGCAAACTGACCGGCCACATCAAACGCACCAACACACTGGTCGTCTTCATCAACCAAATCCGTATGAAAATCGGCGTGATGTTCGGCAGTCCCGAAACCACCACCGGCGGTAACGCCCTCAAATTCTACGCCTCCGTCCGCCTCGACATCCGCCGAACCGGACAAATCAAAAAAGGCGACGACGTCATCGGCAACGAAACCAAAGTCAAAGTCATCAAAAACAAAGTCGCCCCTCCGTTCCGCCAAGCCGAATTCGATATCCTGTACGGCGAAGGCGTAAGCTGGGAAGGCGAACTGATCGACCTCGGTGTCAAATACGACATCGTTGAAAAATCAGGCGCATGGTACAGCTACAACGGCGCCAAAATCGGACAAGGCAAAGACAACGTCCGCGTATGGTTGAAAGAAAACCCCGAAATCGCCAACGAAATCGACGCCAAAATCCGTGCCGCCGTGGGCATCAACATCGATATCACCGAAGGCAAACTGGACGACACCGACGGCGAACGTCCCGAGGAATAA
- a CDS encoding DMT family transporter: MIYLLASILCSVSVSVLLKLARKNKIDVAQAVAVNYIVAVALTAWVLKPDLSNPKAFLPTWWLFGALGVLLPSVFVIMGKAVDAAGIVKSDAAQRLSLILPIISAFVIFGEALTEGRLIGIVLAFVALFCLLWKADGGKKSGGLGTQIMLLAGVWAGYGIIDILFKQLAKSGTAFSGNLLVAFSLAGILMFGYLFSQSTKWTKEGIIGGIVLGGLNFANIVTYITAHQMMKDNPALVFAGMNIGVIVLGTLVGAMAFKEKISSINAAGISVAVCAIACLFYWPQIRGLVGM; encoded by the coding sequence ATGATTTATTTATTAGCAAGCATACTGTGCAGCGTGTCTGTGTCGGTATTGCTCAAATTGGCGCGTAAGAACAAAATCGACGTCGCGCAGGCGGTGGCGGTGAACTACATCGTCGCAGTGGCGTTGACGGCTTGGGTGTTGAAACCCGATTTGAGCAATCCGAAAGCCTTTTTGCCGACTTGGTGGCTGTTCGGCGCGCTGGGTGTGCTGCTGCCTTCGGTGTTTGTGATTATGGGCAAGGCGGTCGATGCTGCGGGTATCGTCAAGTCTGATGCGGCGCAACGTTTGTCTTTGATATTGCCGATTATTTCCGCGTTCGTCATTTTTGGCGAAGCCTTGACCGAAGGCAGGCTGATAGGCATCGTTTTGGCGTTTGTGGCTTTGTTCTGCCTGTTGTGGAAAGCCGACGGCGGCAAGAAATCGGGCGGATTGGGTACGCAAATCATGCTGCTCGCGGGCGTTTGGGCGGGCTACGGCATCATCGACATCCTCTTCAAACAGCTTGCCAAAAGTGGTACGGCGTTTTCCGGCAACCTTTTGGTCGCCTTCAGCCTCGCCGGTATTTTGATGTTCGGCTACCTTTTCTCCCAATCGACCAAATGGACGAAAGAAGGCATTATCGGCGGCATCGTTTTGGGCGGTTTGAACTTCGCCAACATCGTTACCTACATCACCGCCCACCAAATGATGAAAGACAACCCGGCGCTGGTCTTCGCAGGCATGAACATCGGCGTCATCGTCTTGGGTACACTGGTCGGCGCGATGGCGTTTAAAGAGAAAATCAGCAGCATCAACGCCGCAGGCATCAGCGTCGCCGTCTGCGCCATCGCCTGTTTATTTTACTGGCCGCAGATACGGGGGCTGGTCGGGATGTAA